The following proteins are co-located in the bacterium genome:
- a CDS encoding amidohydrolase family protein: RRDMPIFIHPARGADVPDYVEETRSRYDLWQIFGWPYETTIAMARLVFTGLFDRYPDAAIITHHMGAMAPYFSGRLSGGYDQFGTRSPEQQVEQLPVQLAHPPQWYFTRFYADTALNGAPHAVRCGLEYFPPERVLFGTDTPFDVEGGAGYIREVIAALDQIGLPPERRQMIDEGNFRRLLARLRAGNVS, translated from the coding sequence CGCCGCGACATGCCGATCTTCATCCATCCCGCTCGAGGCGCCGACGTGCCCGATTACGTCGAGGAGACCAGGTCGCGGTACGACCTCTGGCAGATCTTTGGGTGGCCGTACGAGACCACCATCGCCATGGCGCGGCTGGTCTTCACCGGGTTGTTCGACCGCTACCCCGACGCCGCGATCATCACCCACCACATGGGCGCGATGGCGCCCTATTTCTCAGGCCGCCTGAGCGGGGGGTATGACCAGTTCGGCACGCGAAGCCCGGAGCAGCAGGTGGAGCAGCTCCCCGTCCAACTCGCCCATCCCCCGCAGTGGTACTTCACCCGATTCTACGCCGACACCGCCCTCAACGGCGCGCCCCACGCCGTCCGGTGCGGGCTCGAGTACTTTCCGCCCGAGCGCGTGCTGTTCGGGACCGACACACCGTTCGATGTCGAAGGGGGCGCCGGGTATATCCGCGAGGTGATCGCGGCGCTGGATCAGATCGGCCTCCCGCCGGAGCGCCGGCAGATGATCGACGAGGGAAACTTCCGCCGGCTGCTGGCCCGGCTCCGAGCAGGGAACGTCTCCTGA